In Oligoflexus sp., one DNA window encodes the following:
- a CDS encoding iron ABC transporter permease, protein MQTADATSNKKRRLADLVGYGTVIATIAMLFFFLVLPVSTIMARAFFNKGEFTFRYFPLLFSNELLMHSIGNSLMIGIATTLLATLLSFPLAVINVKWEFPGKSLLMGLLLVPMVMPPFVGAIGLLRFFARRGSVNLALMDMEWIDAPIDWLGPENMFWAVIVLEVLHLYPIMYLNLSASLANVDPSVEEVATTLGVPKWKQLKDIVWPLARPGYFAGAIIVFIWALTDLGTPLLVGYHETIPVQIFNMITDVNENPVGYALVFLVIVMTVCFFLLSKLALGSKKYEMMAKGHVTSGKRKAGWISLPLIYAFVGLTVFCALVPHIAVMITAVSNKWFMTVLPEQYTFEHFTAVFQTNLSLVGIKNSFIFAGLSTLLDLILGLLIAYVIVRKLIPFPGLLDGLVMIPLALPGIVLAFGYVVTYSDTFLDPLHNPVPLLVIAYAIRRLPYMVRSASAGLQQMSPSLEEASTTFGASRFHTLRKITVPLVTANLIAGALLCFSYAMLDVSDSLILAMKEKFYPLTKAIYVLFLEQGSGELLASALGVIGMAILAACIMGASMLLGKKMGELFRS, encoded by the coding sequence ATGCAAACCGCTGACGCAACCTCGAATAAGAAACGACGCCTTGCGGATCTTGTGGGCTACGGCACGGTGATCGCCACCATTGCCATGCTCTTTTTCTTTCTTGTGCTGCCTGTGTCGACCATCATGGCTCGCGCTTTTTTCAATAAGGGCGAGTTCACATTCCGTTACTTCCCTTTGCTCTTCTCCAATGAACTCCTGATGCATTCGATCGGCAATAGCCTCATGATCGGTATTGCCACGACGCTGCTCGCGACGCTATTGAGCTTTCCGCTCGCGGTCATCAACGTGAAGTGGGAATTCCCGGGCAAGAGCCTTCTCATGGGCCTTCTGCTCGTGCCCATGGTCATGCCGCCCTTTGTCGGAGCCATCGGCCTTCTGCGTTTCTTTGCGCGTCGCGGATCTGTAAACCTTGCGCTCATGGACATGGAATGGATCGATGCGCCGATCGACTGGCTCGGACCCGAGAATATGTTCTGGGCCGTGATCGTCCTGGAAGTTCTTCACCTTTACCCCATCATGTACCTGAACCTTTCCGCGTCCCTGGCGAATGTGGACCCGAGTGTCGAGGAAGTCGCGACCACCTTGGGCGTTCCCAAGTGGAAGCAGCTGAAGGATATCGTCTGGCCGTTGGCCCGTCCGGGATATTTCGCGGGCGCTATCATCGTCTTTATCTGGGCCCTCACGGACCTTGGAACACCCCTGCTCGTCGGCTATCATGAAACGATACCCGTGCAGATCTTCAACATGATCACCGATGTGAACGAAAACCCCGTGGGCTATGCCCTTGTGTTTTTGGTCATCGTGATGACCGTCTGCTTCTTTCTCCTCTCCAAGCTGGCCCTGGGCAGCAAGAAGTACGAGATGATGGCCAAAGGCCACGTGACGTCCGGCAAGCGCAAGGCGGGCTGGATCAGTCTGCCCCTTATCTATGCCTTCGTGGGTCTGACCGTGTTTTGCGCCCTGGTGCCGCATATCGCTGTCATGATCACAGCGGTCAGCAACAAGTGGTTCATGACGGTGCTGCCGGAGCAGTATACCTTCGAACACTTCACAGCGGTGTTCCAGACCAATCTGTCTTTGGTGGGGATCAAGAACAGCTTTATCTTTGCCGGGCTTTCCACTCTCCTGGATTTGATCCTGGGGCTTTTGATCGCCTATGTGATCGTGCGGAAGCTGATTCCGTTCCCGGGGCTTTTGGATGGCCTTGTCATGATACCTTTGGCTCTGCCGGGTATCGTTCTGGCCTTCGGCTATGTCGTCACGTATTCGGATACCTTTTTGGATCCTCTGCACAACCCTGTGCCGCTGCTCGTGATCGCCTATGCGATCAGGCGACTGCCGTACATGGTGCGGTCGGCCTCGGCGGGCCTGCAGCAGATGAGCCCATCTTTGGAAGAAGCGTCCACGACCTTCGGGGCCTCACGCTTCCACACCCTGAGGAAGATTACCGTCCCATTGGTTACGGCTAATCTTATTGCTGGAGCGCTGCTTTGCTTCTCCTACGCGATGCTGGATGTGAGTGATTCACTCATCCTGGCCATGAAAGAGAAATTCTATCCCTTGACCAAGGCGATCTATGTTCTCTTCCTGGAGCAAGGGTCCGGAGAGCTTCTGGCCAGTGCTTTGGGCGTGATCGGTATGGCCATTCTTGCCGCCTGTATCATGGGAGCTTCCATGCTTCTCGGCAAGAAAATGGGCGAACTCTTCCGCTCGTGA
- a CDS encoding ABC transporter ATP-binding protein codes for MEVVFKSIYKRYGQTTAVHDLNLTIEKGALHFLLGPSGCGKTTTLRMLAGLEQVTEGQLFFNGEDVTKKPAVDRGIGMVFQNYALWPHMTVYKNVEYGLKLRKLSSAEIKKRIDDVLDITRLTQYVDRLPGQLSGGQQQRVALARALAIRPNVLLLDEPLSNLDAKLRGEMRDNILRIHKQTGITTLYVTHDQREALSMGTRISVMHAGHLIQTDSPRTLYNFPKTPFIASFIGETNLIQGKVIGRQGETIQVQTALGLFEATHKVEQFPVGAAVSISMRPEAIAIDWDKKGQGANYFQLKVEHLTYLGESEQFQLRSSSGQAIKVNFYHAPEHNFQEGDAIGCMIAAEDVLVLPPQTEIGPGT; via the coding sequence ATGGAAGTCGTCTTCAAGAGCATCTACAAGCGCTACGGTCAAACCACGGCCGTGCATGACCTGAACCTGACCATCGAGAAGGGCGCCTTGCACTTTTTGCTGGGACCGTCCGGTTGCGGGAAAACCACAACCCTGCGTATGCTGGCCGGTCTTGAACAGGTCACCGAAGGCCAGCTGTTTTTCAATGGTGAGGATGTTACCAAGAAACCAGCGGTGGATCGCGGCATCGGTATGGTGTTCCAGAACTATGCGCTCTGGCCCCACATGACCGTTTACAAAAACGTTGAGTACGGTCTGAAGCTCAGAAAACTCAGCTCGGCGGAAATCAAAAAGCGCATCGACGATGTGCTGGACATCACGCGCCTGACTCAATACGTCGATCGCCTGCCCGGACAGCTGTCGGGTGGACAGCAGCAGCGCGTGGCCCTGGCCCGTGCTCTGGCGATTCGCCCGAATGTGCTCCTGCTCGACGAACCCCTTTCGAACCTGGATGCGAAGCTTCGCGGTGAAATGCGTGACAACATCCTCCGCATTCACAAGCAAACAGGTATCACCACTCTTTACGTGACTCATGATCAGCGCGAAGCCCTGTCGATGGGAACGCGCATTTCCGTGATGCATGCCGGTCATTTGATTCAGACCGATAGCCCGCGGACTCTTTATAATTTCCCGAAGACGCCTTTCATCGCGAGTTTCATCGGGGAAACCAACCTGATCCAGGGCAAGGTCATCGGCCGTCAGGGCGAGACCATCCAGGTCCAAACCGCTCTCGGCCTTTTCGAAGCCACCCATAAGGTGGAGCAGTTCCCGGTGGGAGCCGCTGTGTCCATCTCCATGCGGCCCGAGGCGATTGCCATTGATTGGGATAAAAAAGGCCAGGGTGCGAACTACTTTCAGCTGAAGGTCGAGCATCTGACTTATTTGGGTGAATCGGAGCAATTCCAGCTGCGCAGCTCAAGCGGCCAGGCCATCAAAGTGAATTTTTATCACGCGCCCGAGCACAACTTCCAGGAAGGTGATGCCATCGGGTGCATGATCGCGGCTGAGGACGTGCTTGTTCTTCCACCCCAGACTGAAATAGGGCCAGGAACCTGA
- a CDS encoding ABC transporter substrate-binding protein: MKSWLIASTLLCSSVSAWAKDTLVILSPHRKSIQEEYVPLFTEYYKKTFKTDVDVQWLDQGGTSDDVRFLRAKYANNKKSSGVDLFWGGGTATFMELQRDGFLDTYKLPAELKAQVPENTAGIPLYDKTHTWYASAMSSFGVFFNKKIMKMDGMPEPKTWQDLGSPVYKDNISLTDPRRSGSANTMNAIILQTMGWDKGWELLTAISGNARSFTHSSTDPIKAVVSGDVGLAMAIDFYALAKIGDLGPDNLGFVLPEGQSVLDPDPIAILKGAPNRKVAERFVQFVLSVDGQKLLLLPKGVPGGPKMSSLGRMAVNTKAYQETEGKRISPANPFTQKGFIMLDLERATKMQRVFNDLVGATLVDTHDDLKKAWKKIAKGKSVDPAKLAVFGKPALSEAEFMKLVDRWDDEVVRNQTINAWVGASRQKYKSLQ; encoded by the coding sequence ATGAAGTCCTGGCTCATTGCCTCTACGCTTCTCTGCAGCTCAGTCTCTGCCTGGGCGAAAGATACTCTGGTTATTCTGTCGCCGCACCGCAAGTCCATTCAGGAAGAGTACGTTCCCCTTTTTACCGAATACTACAAAAAGACCTTCAAGACCGACGTTGACGTCCAGTGGCTCGATCAGGGCGGAACCTCGGATGACGTCCGCTTTCTGCGGGCCAAGTATGCCAACAATAAAAAATCCTCGGGCGTTGACCTTTTCTGGGGCGGCGGCACCGCCACCTTCATGGAACTGCAGCGCGATGGTTTCCTCGACACCTACAAACTTCCCGCTGAACTGAAGGCCCAGGTCCCCGAGAACACCGCGGGCATTCCGCTCTATGACAAGACCCACACCTGGTATGCCTCCGCCATGTCCTCCTTCGGCGTCTTCTTCAACAAGAAGATCATGAAAATGGATGGCATGCCGGAACCCAAGACCTGGCAGGACCTTGGCAGCCCGGTTTACAAAGACAACATCAGCCTCACCGATCCGCGCCGCTCGGGTTCCGCCAACACCATGAATGCGATTATTCTGCAAACCATGGGCTGGGACAAGGGCTGGGAACTTCTGACGGCTATCTCCGGCAATGCACGCTCGTTCACCCATTCCAGTACGGATCCCATTAAAGCCGTTGTGTCCGGTGATGTGGGCCTCGCCATGGCGATCGACTTCTACGCGCTGGCGAAAATTGGTGACCTGGGCCCGGATAACCTCGGCTTTGTCCTGCCCGAAGGTCAGTCCGTCCTGGACCCGGATCCCATTGCCATTCTGAAAGGCGCCCCCAATCGCAAAGTGGCTGAACGCTTCGTGCAGTTCGTTCTGAGCGTCGATGGCCAGAAACTTCTGCTCCTGCCCAAAGGTGTTCCGGGTGGACCGAAGATGTCCTCGCTCGGCCGGATGGCGGTCAACACCAAGGCCTATCAGGAAACCGAGGGCAAACGTATTTCGCCAGCCAACCCTTTCACACAGAAGGGTTTCATCATGCTGGATCTGGAACGCGCGACCAAAATGCAGCGCGTATTCAATGACCTCGTGGGTGCGACTCTGGTCGATACCCACGATGATCTGAAGAAGGCCTGGAAGAAAATTGCCAAAGGCAAATCCGTGGATCCAGCCAAGCTCGCTGTCTTTGGCAAGCCTGCCCTGAGCGAAGCTGAATTCATGAAGCTTGTCGATAGATGGGATGACGAAGTCGTGCGTAACCAGACGATCAATGCCTGGGTCGGAGCGTCGCGTCAAAAATATAAGAGCCTTCAGTAA
- the lpxB gene encoding lipid-A-disaccharide synthase, whose protein sequence is MRPPRIFVSAGEPSGDLLAAELLHELRVLWPDAEVFGICGPRMRANGAEALFGIEELSVMGFVEVIKHLPFLKHLEFSLLEQIERRQPDIAILVDYPGFHLRLADALRLRGVYVFQYVAPQLWAWGEKRTKTLRAVTDEVLGIMPFEKEFFRERQVNFRYVGTPQVDRARTAMADRERFKLSAAPTIGFFPGSRTSEIRRLLPRMMEIRAELRKKDPTLRFALSMAPSLKPELFASILGEALGEPLTETPDLTVYRQGDTTLVRGQSIHLMKTCDAALVTSGTATLECALTGTPMAVAYVMQPLSFQLAKRFVKLPHISLVNLVANTGLVREFIQDFAASDAADELSRLAQPGPYRDEKRERLLDLCTRLQGDLARNAAAAIHESWLRLYEKKSAVPVLESRS, encoded by the coding sequence ATGAGGCCGCCTCGGATTTTCGTTTCAGCCGGAGAACCATCCGGCGATTTATTGGCTGCGGAACTCCTCCACGAACTGCGGGTTCTGTGGCCTGACGCGGAGGTTTTCGGCATCTGTGGCCCGCGGATGCGAGCCAACGGAGCCGAGGCCCTCTTTGGGATCGAGGAACTCTCGGTCATGGGTTTTGTGGAAGTCATCAAGCACCTGCCTTTTCTGAAACATCTTGAATTCAGCCTTTTGGAACAGATTGAACGCCGTCAGCCGGATATCGCGATCCTGGTCGATTATCCTGGTTTTCACCTGCGCCTCGCGGATGCCCTGCGGCTGCGCGGTGTCTATGTGTTTCAGTATGTGGCGCCGCAGCTGTGGGCCTGGGGTGAAAAACGCACCAAGACCCTGCGGGCCGTGACGGATGAAGTCCTGGGCATCATGCCCTTTGAAAAGGAATTCTTTCGCGAGCGCCAGGTGAACTTTCGCTATGTGGGCACGCCGCAGGTGGATCGCGCCCGGACAGCAATGGCGGATCGCGAGCGCTTCAAGCTCTCCGCTGCCCCCACGATCGGATTTTTTCCCGGCAGCCGCACCAGCGAAATTCGCCGGCTTTTGCCGCGCATGATGGAAATTCGCGCGGAGTTGAGAAAGAAGGATCCCACGCTTCGTTTCGCCCTTTCCATGGCGCCCAGTCTGAAACCAGAACTTTTTGCCAGCATTCTGGGTGAGGCTTTGGGTGAGCCCCTGACGGAGACGCCGGATCTCACGGTCTATCGGCAGGGTGACACGACCCTGGTTCGCGGACAGAGCATTCATCTCATGAAAACCTGCGACGCAGCCCTGGTGACATCGGGCACAGCGACACTGGAATGCGCCCTGACCGGCACGCCTATGGCTGTGGCCTATGTCATGCAGCCGCTCAGTTTTCAGCTGGCCAAGCGATTTGTGAAGCTCCCGCACATCAGTCTTGTGAATCTGGTGGCGAATACCGGATTGGTTCGCGAATTCATTCAGGATTTCGCAGCCTCGGACGCCGCGGACGAGTTGTCCCGCCTGGCACAGCCGGGTCCCTATCGCGATGAGAAACGCGAACGGCTCCTGGACCTTTGCACGAGGCTGCAAGGTGATTTGGCCAGAAATGCGGCGGCAGCGATCCACGAATCGTGGCTGCGGCTTTATGAGAAAAAAAGTGCGGTCCCGGTTCTCGAATCACGGTCTTGA
- a CDS encoding Gfo/Idh/MocA family oxidoreductase: protein MQLIRVVLFGMGNMGRNHFRVLQEDSRYQLVAVVDPVLDALPAPSVPLLRTVDEALALDWDLAVVAAPTELHYVLVKKILENNRHVLVEKPAAGTMQEARELVQIASDRSLHLAVGNIERCNPVVGALRRLIQTGILGRLVHLTGTRAGGFPRNVKPGNNVILDLAVHELDVFRMLLGPLQVLNSVGHSTQLQDIFDTAEILVAGSQGATGSVHVNWLTPQRLRSIRVTGTDAVATVDYIAQTCEISGLGLRGRAADILPELEWIASNGPLDRAFLPVEKQETLKIQLDQLARLLSGREHNLATHEQLVESVQLVEQAVEMAAQQRLRPWMESGTPVELL, encoded by the coding sequence ATGCAGTTGATTCGTGTTGTTCTTTTTGGCATGGGAAACATGGGGCGCAATCATTTCCGCGTCTTACAGGAAGATTCGCGCTACCAGCTCGTGGCTGTGGTCGACCCAGTTTTGGATGCTTTGCCTGCCCCATCGGTTCCTTTGCTCCGCACCGTGGATGAAGCCCTGGCCCTGGATTGGGATTTGGCTGTTGTTGCGGCGCCGACCGAGCTGCATTACGTCCTTGTGAAAAAAATCCTCGAAAACAATCGTCACGTCCTGGTGGAAAAACCGGCAGCCGGCACCATGCAGGAGGCGCGCGAACTGGTGCAAATCGCCAGTGATCGTTCGCTGCATCTGGCCGTCGGCAATATCGAACGCTGCAATCCCGTCGTCGGAGCCTTGCGCCGCCTGATTCAGACAGGGATCCTGGGTCGCCTCGTTCATCTTACGGGAACCCGTGCAGGCGGCTTTCCGCGCAATGTGAAGCCCGGCAACAATGTGATTTTGGATCTGGCCGTTCATGAACTGGACGTGTTCCGTATGCTGCTCGGGCCTTTGCAGGTCCTGAATAGCGTCGGTCACAGCACCCAGCTCCAGGATATTTTCGATACCGCGGAAATTTTGGTCGCGGGAAGTCAGGGAGCCACCGGCTCTGTGCATGTGAATTGGCTGACGCCTCAGCGTTTGCGCAGCATCCGCGTGACCGGGACGGATGCCGTCGCGACCGTCGATTATATCGCGCAGACCTGCGAGATTTCCGGTCTTGGCCTCAGGGGACGCGCAGCCGACATTCTGCCTGAATTGGAGTGGATTGCGAGCAACGGTCCACTCGATCGCGCGTTTTTGCCTGTGGAAAAACAGGAAACCCTGAAAATTCAGCTCGATCAGCTCGCGCGACTGTTGTCGGGTCGCGAGCATAATCTGGCCACGCACGAGCAGCTGGTGGAATCGGTTCAACTCGTGGAACAAGCCGTGGAAATGGCTGCGCAGCAGCGCCTCCGTCCCTGGATGGAAAGCGGAACGCCGGTCGAACTTCTTTAA
- a CDS encoding YkgJ family cysteine cluster protein, which yields MSASRYQDLVAKVDAKAKEFHERYAAQLQCKKGCSSCCQPGLTVFSVERLAIREWLNERPDLIEKLKAQPGNPKACSFLDDEGACQIYPVRPIICRTQGLPLSFKVNERTERDVCPLNFEKDDVLALPTDGVLNLDLLNTLLVLVDQVEGGSEAGQRFALNVDEVTRT from the coding sequence ATGAGTGCATCCCGTTACCAGGATCTTGTGGCCAAGGTTGATGCCAAAGCCAAGGAATTTCACGAGCGCTATGCTGCGCAGCTGCAATGCAAAAAGGGCTGCTCGTCCTGCTGTCAGCCTGGTTTGACTGTTTTTTCGGTGGAACGCCTCGCCATCCGCGAATGGCTGAACGAGCGTCCCGACTTGATCGAGAAACTCAAAGCGCAGCCCGGGAATCCGAAAGCCTGCAGCTTTTTGGATGACGAAGGCGCTTGCCAGATCTATCCCGTCCGCCCCATCATCTGCCGGACGCAGGGTCTGCCTTTATCTTTTAAAGTGAACGAACGCACAGAGCGCGATGTCTGCCCTTTGAATTTTGAAAAGGACGATGTCCTCGCCTTGCCGACCGATGGTGTTTTGAATCTCGATCTTCTCAACACGCTGCTCGTGCTGGTGGATCAGGTGGAAGGTGGAAGTGAAGCGGGCCAACGCTTTGCATTGAACGTAGACGAAGTCACCCGGACCTGA